One Brassica napus cultivar Da-Ae chromosome A5, Da-Ae, whole genome shotgun sequence DNA window includes the following coding sequences:
- the LOC106345418 gene encoding uncharacterized protein LOC106345418, translating to MTSVCVKNVGTSPEKLSPASHSRKSSKTSVTSLESQPLDPQLEDPVDFEFLLEDPVTMLTADELFSDGKLVPLKFSGGTNPEEKPMVPAVNTVLEKPCRRLEMEIDPYLFSPRAPRCTVRWRELLGLKRLNKTPEEASPPSSSSSRLSSSTPNPKTSSFRHFLNRSSKSTTAAPPPPLIKDSDVSESSTSISSSRLSLSSSSSSGHELDDVPRLSLDLDNKPNAPNPFARSRAHHHLRNQRKPRRHDETTESSNDTRALTVTADSPRLNASGKIVFHGLERSSSSPGNFTGGPRMKQHHGMPRSQSAHVRITPVLNVPVSSLRGGPKSGLFFGQLFTSSSGNRAQLQSSNTAKNRTNRTRLEPTSEL from the coding sequence ATGACGTCGGTTTGCGTTAAAAACGTTGGTACCTCTCCGGAGAAGCTATCCCCGGCGAGTCACTCTCGGAAGAGCTCCAAAACGTCAGTCACGAGCCTTGAATCTCAACCGTTGGATCCTCAGTTGGAAGATCCTGTGGACTTTGAGTTTCTTCTCGAAGATCCCGTCACAATGCTAACCGCCGACGAGCTTTTCTCCGACGGAAAGCTAGTCCCGCTTAAATTCTCCGGCGGGACTAATCCGGAGGAGAAGCCTATGGTTCCGGCGGTTAACACAGTACTGGAGAAACCATGCCGAAGATTGGAGATGGAGATCGATCCTTACCTCTTCTCCCCGAGAGCTCCTCGCTGCACCGTGAGATGGCGCGAGCTTCTAGGCCTTAAGAGACTCAACAAAACGCCGGAAGAAGCTTCCCcgccgtcgtcgtcgtcgtcgcgGCTGTCTTCTTCAACTCCAAATCCTAAGACGAGCTCGTTTAGACATTTTCTCAACCGGAGCTCCAAATCTACAACCgcagctcctcctcctccactgATAAAAGACTCAGACGTCTCTGAGTCTTCAACGTCGATCTCCTCCTCCCGTCTCTCCCTCTCGTCGTCATCCTCCTCCGGCCACGAGCTCGACGACGTTCCTAGACTCTCTCTAGATCTCGACAACAAACCCAACGCTCCAAACCCCTTCGCTAGGTCACGTGCACACCACCACTTGCGCAACCAGAGGAAGCCACGGCGTCATGATGAGACCACGGAGAGTAGTAACGACACGAGGGCGTTGACGGTGACGGCGGATAGTCCGAGACTCAACGCTTCGGGGAAGATCGTGTTCCATGGACTCGAGAGAAGCTCCAGCAGTCCCGGTAACTTCACCGGCGGACCGAGGATGAAACAGCACCACGGGATGCCGAGATCTCAGTCCGCACACGTCAGAATCACTCCTGTTCTTAACGTTCCTGTCTCTTCTCTCCGTGGTGGGCCCAAGTCAGGTCTCTTCTTCGGCCAGCTTTTCACTTCTTCCTCTGGGAACAGAGCACAGTTACAGAGCAGCAACACTGCCAAGAACCGTACCAATCGAACCAGGCTTGAACCGACTAGCGAACT